One part of the Streptomyces ferrugineus genome encodes these proteins:
- a CDS encoding GNAT family N-acetyltransferase encodes MDDDRIRIRPMALPDCHRVAEIRIGGWRTAYRGLIPQSHLDTLDVAQDAERRRSYFAQADGSVLDLVAEQDGEVMGWACHGPYRDGEVRTADAELYAIYVDPGRYGAGIGRALLQESVRRCTAAGHRRMLLWVLRDNARARRFYERAGFRADGAEEPFEVDGVAVPEVRYARELTAHR; translated from the coding sequence ATGGACGACGACCGCATACGGATCCGCCCCATGGCCCTGCCCGACTGCCACCGTGTCGCCGAGATCCGGATCGGTGGCTGGCGGACCGCCTATCGGGGCCTGATACCGCAGTCGCACTTGGACACCCTGGACGTGGCTCAGGACGCCGAGCGCCGCCGGTCCTACTTCGCGCAGGCCGACGGCAGCGTGCTCGACCTCGTCGCCGAGCAGGACGGCGAGGTCATGGGCTGGGCCTGCCACGGGCCGTACCGTGACGGCGAAGTGCGCACCGCGGACGCCGAGTTGTACGCGATCTACGTCGATCCCGGGCGGTACGGCGCCGGCATCGGCCGCGCGCTGCTCCAGGAGTCGGTGCGCCGCTGTACGGCCGCCGGGCACCGCCGGATGCTGCTGTGGGTGCTCAGGGACAACGCCCGCGCCCGGCGTTTCTACGAGCGGGCGGGCTTCCGGGCGGACGGTGCCGAGGAGCCGTTCGAGGTGGACGGGGTGGCGGTGCCCGAGGTGCGGTACGCGCGGGAACTGACCGCTCACCGTTGA